The following coding sequences lie in one Thermomicrobium sp. 4228-Ro genomic window:
- a CDS encoding AAA family ATPase, with amino-acid sequence MTGNVTIRILIVDDIPESRDNIERLLNFEPDFRVVGKAGRGEDGIEQALRLQPHVVLLDQTLPDRDGLEVAAAITARAPGIGIILLGLAQNPDMLRRAMAAGAREYLTKPFSYEELVEAVRRVGRLANPHVTVMNGAVASHPPVAMSNPPLPGRSGEVVVVLGSKGGIGRTFLATNLAIVLGCHLERDVVLVDADVMRGDVAVLLNLPPQRTWTDVSRLPAGMVDSEIIRELLTRHASGIRVLLAPASLEEAEHVQPSRVQETLHELRRIADFVVVDTRGGYDDITLACADAATTLVWVLSLEMTAIKDTKLFLELAARLGYQEKRQFFVLNHISPAGGLTPDEVEETLRVPIPARIPSDPAAVVRSINEGSPLAWNNRQHRIVAELERLALLMLEEREESTREPVRRRRFALPRFRNGSTR; translated from the coding sequence GTGACGGGGAACGTGACCATCCGCATCCTCATCGTCGATGATATCCCTGAAAGCCGGGACAACATCGAACGTCTCTTGAATTTCGAACCCGACTTTCGCGTCGTCGGCAAGGCGGGACGAGGCGAGGACGGTATCGAGCAAGCTCTGCGCTTGCAACCGCATGTGGTCCTGCTTGACCAGACGCTACCGGATCGTGACGGCCTCGAGGTTGCTGCCGCGATCACGGCACGCGCTCCCGGTATTGGGATCATCTTGCTGGGCCTGGCTCAGAACCCCGATATGCTACGACGGGCGATGGCGGCCGGTGCGCGGGAATATCTCACGAAGCCATTCAGTTACGAGGAACTCGTCGAGGCAGTTCGCCGTGTGGGACGGTTGGCGAATCCTCACGTCACTGTTATGAACGGTGCCGTCGCCTCTCACCCCCCAGTGGCCATGAGCAATCCACCGTTGCCTGGTCGGTCGGGGGAAGTCGTTGTCGTGCTCGGCAGCAAAGGGGGGATCGGGCGGACCTTTCTCGCGACCAACCTCGCGATCGTTCTCGGTTGTCACCTGGAACGCGACGTGGTGCTCGTCGATGCCGACGTCATGCGGGGTGACGTCGCTGTCCTTCTCAACCTGCCACCGCAGCGTACCTGGACCGATGTCTCCCGTTTACCGGCCGGGATGGTAGACAGCGAGATCATACGCGAACTGCTCACGCGTCATGCCAGTGGCATACGGGTGCTGCTGGCACCAGCGAGCCTGGAAGAGGCCGAGCACGTTCAGCCGTCGCGCGTGCAAGAGACCCTGCACGAGTTACGACGCATCGCCGATTTCGTCGTCGTGGATACTCGTGGTGGTTACGATGACATCACACTGGCTTGTGCGGATGCGGCGACAACGCTGGTGTGGGTGCTTTCGCTGGAGATGACCGCGATCAAGGATACGAAGCTGTTTCTCGAGCTCGCGGCACGGCTGGGGTATCAAGAGAAGCGGCAATTTTTCGTCTTGAATCACATTAGCCCGGCAGGTGGACTGACTCCTGACGAAGTCGAAGAGACATTACGCGTGCCGATTCCGGCTCGTATTCCGTCCGACCCTGCAGCTGTTGTGCGCAGTATCAACGAGGGGAGCCCCTTGGCCTGGAACAACCGGCAGCACCGCATCGTGGCGGAACTGGAGCGGCTCGCTCTGCTGATGCTAGAGGAGCGAGAAGAGAGCACGCGAGAACCTGTCCGTCGACGACGTTTCGCCTTGCCGCGCTTCCGCAACGGTTCCACACGGTAA